A single window of Pseudophryne corroboree isolate aPseCor3 chromosome 5, aPseCor3.hap2, whole genome shotgun sequence DNA harbors:
- the GDF6 gene encoding growth/differentiation factor 6: MDAHRSSLPAALLLCLFLWDIPCCQQASIPSHQQQQRALRRHRRDSTLPPAASRAVPVVPHDYMLSIYRTFSAAERLGINASFFQSSKSANTITGFVDRHRDDLSHSPARRQRYLFDVSTLSDKEELVGAELRIFRKAPMELAKAPLGLYHLQISSCTSQAPLDARTLDLRDTILPGWEVFDVWKSLHSLSAARKQLCLELKATSSTSGLEVNLRGLGLARKPKSYQEKTLLVVFTKSKRKNLYNELKEQVHSAKGWEKEAKFQFKTKRKRRTTFNSRHGKRHGRKSRVRCSKKPLHVNFKELGWDDWIIAPLEYEAHHCEGVCDFPLRSHLEPTNHAIIQTLMNSMDPGSTPPSCCVPTKLTPISILYIDAGNNVVYKQYEDMVVESCGCR; encoded by the exons ATGGATGCACACCGGAGCTCCCTGCCTGCAGCCCTCCTgctctgcctcttcctctgggaTATCCCCTGCTGCCAGCAGGCATCCATCCCCAGCCAccaacagcagcagagggcactgaGAAGGCACCGCAGAGATAGCACGCTGCCCCCAGCAGCCAGCCGGGCAGTGCCAGTGGTGCCCCACGACTACATGCTGTCCATTTACAGGACTTTTTCTGCAGCTGAAAGACTTGGGATCAATGCCAGCTTCTTCCAGTCTTCCAAGTCTGCCAACACCATCACTGGCTTTGTGGACAGGCACCGGG ACGATCTCTCCCACTCTCCTGCTAGAAGACAGAGGTATTTGTTTGATGTGTCCACGCTGTCAGACAAAGAGGAGCTGGTGGGAGCTGAATTGAGGATCTTTCGGAAAGCTCCCATGGAGCTGGCCAAAGCCCCTTTGGGGCTGTACCACCTGCAGATATCATCCTGCACATCCCAAGCCCCATTGGATGCCAGGACACTGGACCTGCGGGATACTATTTTGCCTGGCTGGGAAGTGTTTGATGTGTGGAAAAGTCTGCACAGCCTGAGCGCAGCCAGAAAACAGCTCTGCTTGGAGCTAAAGGCCACATCAAGCACCTCTGGGTTGGAGGTGAATCTAAGGGGACTAGGCTTGGCCAGGAAACCTAAGTCCTATCAGGAAAAAACACTTTTAGTGGTGTTCACAAAGTCCAAAAGGAAAAATCTCTATAATGAGCTAAAGGAACAGGTCCATTCAGCCAAAGGTTGGGAAAAAGAagccaaatttcaatttaaaaccaagagAAAGAGAAGGACAACTTTTAATAGTCGTCATGGCAAACGACATGGAAGGAAATCTCGAGTGAGGTGCAGCAAAAAACCACTCCATGTGAATTTTAAGGAATTGGGATGGGATGATTGGATTATAGCCCCATTAGAATATGAAGCCCATCACTGTGAGGGTGTCTGTGACTTTCCTTTGAGGTCTCACCTGGAGCCCACAAACCATGCCATTATCCAGACACTAATGAACTCTATGGACCCAGGATCTACCCCTCCAAGCTGTTGTGTGCCAACAAAATTGACTCCTATCAGTATtctatacattgatgcgggtaataACGTGGTCTATAAACAATATGAAGATATGGTTGTAGAGTCTTGTGGCTGCAGGTAG